The genomic segment TCAGCCACCAGTGGGAGATGGAGGGGCACGGACTGGACTGGGAGCCGCCGCTGAGCCACGGCAACAAGGTGGGCCTGGGCACCGTGGCCGTCTGCGCCCTGTACGAGAAGGTGCTGCAGCTGGACATCGAGGCCGTCGACGTGGACGCCGCCGTGGCCGCGTGGCCGGACGAGCAGGCCAATGACGAGCGGGTTGCCGCACTGCAGCCCATCGAGGCCATCCGGGAGGCGGCACTGGGGCAGTCCCGCGCCAAGTACGTCGGCCCGGACAAGATCCGAGAGCGGATCGAACTGATCAAGGCCCACTGGCCGAAGATCATCGAGCGGGTCACCCCGCAGCTGGTCACCGCCGAGGAGGCGGCGCGGATGCTGAAGGAGGTCGGCGGGCCCTACCACCCGGCCCAGGTCGGCATCGACCAGGACAAGCTGAAGCTCACCTACTACCAGGCCCAGACCATCCGCAGCCGCTACACCATCCTGGACACCCTGCAGGAGCTCGGGCTGCTGGGCCAGGTCATCGACTCCCTCTTCGAGGGCGACGGCTACTGGGCCCAGCACCCCACGGCTGACTGAGCCTTCTGCCCGCCGATCGGAGCGGGTGCAGGGCGGCGAAGTCCGCCCGGGCCCGGAAGACCTGCTGCAGGGCGGGGTGGAGCCCGTCCTGCAGCTGGGTCGGCGAGGCGAGCGCGCCGGGAGTGGGTTCTGATCCCTGTCAGGGCTAGAATTGGTCTGTCCTGGACCCGGGCATCGGGTCGAGCAAGAGAAGGTCCGTCCATGCCCCGTACCGCAGTCCTCATCCCGTGCCACAACGAAGAGGTGACCGTCGCGAAGGTCGTCGCCGACTATCGCAGCGCCCTCCCGGACGCCGATGTCTACGTCTACGACAACAACTCGACGGACCGCACCAGCGAGATCGTCACCGAGATCGCCTTGCACGACCCCCGGGTCCACCTGCGGCACGAGTACCGTCAGGGCAAGGGCAATGTCATCCACTCGATGTTCCGGGAGATCGACGCCGACTGCTACCTGATGATCGACGGGGACGACACCTACCCGAGCGAGTACGCGGAACAGATGGTCTCCCTGGTGCTGGACCGCAAGGCGGACATGGTCATCGGTGACCGGTTGTCCACGACCTATGCGCAGGAGAACCAGCGGCCCTTCCACAACCTGGGCAACACGATGGTCCGTGGGCTGATCAACTGGCTGTTCAATGCCAACATCCGGGACATCATGACGGGCTACCGGGCCTTTTCGCGGACCTTCGTGAAGGGCTTCCCGGTGATGTCGCGAGGTTTCGAGATCGAGACCGAGATGTCCATCCATGCTGTGGACAAGAACATGCGGGTGGTGGAGGTCCCAATCTCCTATCGGGACCGGCCCGCCGGCTCGTCTTCCAAGCTGAACACCTATTCCGATGGTTTCAAGGTCTTGCGCACCATCTTCCGCCTGTTCAAGAACTACCGGCCGCTGGCCTTCTTCGGGTCCGTGGCCGCCGTCCTCGCGATGCTCGGTCTCGGCCTCTTCCTTCCCGTGCTGGTGGAATACCTGCACTCGCGCACGGTGCCTCGTTTCCCGACCTTGATCGTCTCTGTGACACTGGCCGCCTGTTCGTTGCTGTTCTGGAGTGTTGGTCTGGTCCTCGACGTGGAGGTGAAGAAGCATCGACAGCTCTACGAGGTGGTCACCAACTACCACGAGCACCTCGTGCGGATCGCGATGGGCAAGACGGAGCGGCCCGTCGAGGCCCCTCGCCCCGAGCCGGGCAAGGTGAACTGATGGTGGCAGGCGCCACGACGCAACCACGGGGCATTGCGCTGATGGTCGTGTCGTCGCTGTTCGCCTGTACCGGACAGCTGCTGTGGAAGCTCGGTGCGACCGACGGCGCCTGGCTGGTGCTGGTGGGCTTCGCGCTGTACGCACTCGGTGCCGTGCTGATGCTGGTGGCCTACCGCTTCGGTGAACTGTCGGTCCTGCAACCCATCCTCGGGCTCTCCTATGTGCTGAGTCTGGCGCTCGGGGCCTGGTGGCTGCACGAACAGGTGACCGCGGGACGGGTGCTGGGCGTCGTGGCCGTGGTTGCCGGTGTTGCCCTCGTCGCCGGCAGCCAGTCGAAGAGCTCGGAGGCCTGACGTGTTGTTGTGGAGCGCGGTCCTGCTGATGACGCTCTTGGGCTCGGTGGCCAGTCTGATGCTGAAGTTTGCTTCCGCGGACCTTCGGCCGACGAGCCTGCTGCGTGACTGGCACTTCTATGCCGGCGGGTTCGGCTATCTGCTCGCCGCGCTGTTCAACATCTGGGTGCTGCGTCACCTGGACCTGTCCGTGGTGCTGCCCCTGACGGCCCTGACCTATGTCTGGACCCTGGGCATCGCCCGGCTGGTGCTGGGTGAGTTGCTCACCTGGCGCAAGGTCCTCGGCGTGGCGCTCATCCTGGTGGGCGTCGTGCTGATTTCGGTGGCGTGAGGCGATGACCATGTCCCTGTCACCGTCCTGGCGCGGCCGCGAGGTGCCAGTGCTTGCCGTGCTGTGCGGACTGGCACTGGCCGTGGGCCACCACATGCTGAACCGTCCCCTTGACGGGGGCAGTCAGAACACGGGGCCCATGGTCTTCCCGTTGGTCTGGGCGCTGACCACCTGGGTCCTCTGTGGGATCCGGACCGCGCAGCCACGCAGGGAGTGGCTGGTGGCGGTCCCCGTGGCGGCGGTGATGGGGGCCTTGCGGCTCGTCGGCCATCACTTCACTCCACATGCCGAACAACCCTTCCGCCGCATCGGGTGGCAACAGCTGCCCGAGTTCCTGGTGGACTGGGCCGTGATGCTGGTCTGTTGGCTGGCCGTCCAGTCGTGGCTTCGTCGGCCGCGTGCAGCCGCCGCTGGTGCCCGTGGCCTTCATCGGTGGGTGTGGCCTGCCTCGGTGGTGCTGATGCTTGCCGTCTGGTCCGGTTACCTGTTGCTCTTCTGGCCCGGGATCCTGGTGCGGGACTCGTGGAGCTCGCTCTTTCTTGGCCAGGGGGAGTGGCCGATGAACAACCACCATCCCGTCCTGTTCAGCCTGTGGGTGGGCCAGTGTCTGCGGTTCGCCCATTGGGCGGGGGGCGGTACCTCGTTGGGCGTGGCCATCTTCTCGGTGGTCCAGGCGGTCGTCATGGCCTGCGTCCTGGCGACGGTCGTCAGCTGGTTGTGGGCACGCGTGGGGCGACGGGCCGCGGGCATGGCACTGCTCTTCTTCGCCCTGTCTCCCCAACTGGGCATGTGGTCCGTCACGATGCACAAGGACAGTTTGTTCGTCTGTTGGGTGGCACTGCTGGCGCTGCTGTTCACCCAGGCTGCGCTGCGGGGTCCGGGGTGGTTGACGCGGCCGTTGCCAATGCTGGGGCTCTTGGTCCTGCTGCTGGCCATCAGCTTCTCCCGGAACAATGGTCCCTACATCGCTGTCGGCATCGCTGCCCTGGTGGTGCTCTGGACGCTCCCCGGGTTGCGGGGGGCGTCGCGGGGGCGCACGGCCCTGGCCGTCCTGTGCCAGGTGGCGGTGCTGGCTTCGGTCTTCTGGGTGCAAGGCCCGCTGTACCGCCAGTGGGGGGTCGTTCCCGGCGAGTATGCCGAGACTGTCGGTCTGCCGCTGCACCAGGTATCCTGGAGCGTCGTGCATGGGCAGGCCACCTCGGAGCAGTTGCTCACCTACTGGTGGATGATTCCCCCGGACCGCGCCCGGGAGGTCTTCAATCCGGCGATCGTCGACTCGGTCAAGTTCGACCGGCAGTTCGACACGGCCTGGTTGAAT from the Luteococcus japonicus genome contains:
- a CDS encoding glycosyltransferase family 2 protein produces the protein MPRTAVLIPCHNEEVTVAKVVADYRSALPDADVYVYDNNSTDRTSEIVTEIALHDPRVHLRHEYRQGKGNVIHSMFREIDADCYLMIDGDDTYPSEYAEQMVSLVLDRKADMVIGDRLSTTYAQENQRPFHNLGNTMVRGLINWLFNANIRDIMTGYRAFSRTFVKGFPVMSRGFEIETEMSIHAVDKNMRVVEVPISYRDRPAGSSSKLNTYSDGFKVLRTIFRLFKNYRPLAFFGSVAAVLAMLGLGLFLPVLVEYLHSRTVPRFPTLIVSVTLAACSLLFWSVGLVLDVEVKKHRQLYEVVTNYHEHLVRIAMGKTERPVEAPRPEPGKVN
- a CDS encoding EamA family transporter produces the protein MVAGATTQPRGIALMVVSSLFACTGQLLWKLGATDGAWLVLVGFALYALGAVLMLVAYRFGELSVLQPILGLSYVLSLALGAWWLHEQVTAGRVLGVVAVVAGVALVAGSQSKSSEA
- a CDS encoding EamA family transporter, which codes for MLLWSAVLLMTLLGSVASLMLKFASADLRPTSLLRDWHFYAGGFGYLLAALFNIWVLRHLDLSVVLPLTALTYVWTLGIARLVLGELLTWRKVLGVALILVGVVLISVA
- a CDS encoding DUF6020 family protein, whose amino-acid sequence is MSLSPSWRGREVPVLAVLCGLALAVGHHMLNRPLDGGSQNTGPMVFPLVWALTTWVLCGIRTAQPRREWLVAVPVAAVMGALRLVGHHFTPHAEQPFRRIGWQQLPEFLVDWAVMLVCWLAVQSWLRRPRAAAAGARGLHRWVWPASVVLMLAVWSGYLLLFWPGILVRDSWSSLFLGQGEWPMNNHHPVLFSLWVGQCLRFAHWAGGGTSLGVAIFSVVQAVVMACVLATVVSWLWARVGRRAAGMALLFFALSPQLGMWSVTMHKDSLFVCWVALLALLFTQAALRGPGWLTRPLPMLGLLVLLLAISFSRNNGPYIAVGIAALVVLWTLPGLRGASRGRTALAVLCQVAVLASVFWVQGPLYRQWGVVPGEYAETVGLPLHQVSWSVVHGQATSEQLLTYWWMIPPDRAREVFNPAIVDSVKFDRQFDTAWLNEHPEEFMGLWRDMRAANHLSYASAWFGLAGGYVDPERFFTRFDVGTERGAGHFADELPRTNLFGELRKENSDAARLARIAGHVASWPGVSLLFAMPLLFWLCLMAAARALLDRRSAWVLPFAPFLLCVGTLLLAAPVTDFRYVAAGHVALPVLVAAAWLMRPVREMRPEHAD